The following proteins are co-located in the Sporolactobacillus pectinivorans genome:
- a CDS encoding LacI family DNA-binding transcriptional regulator: MSTIRDVARLAGVSAATVSRVLNDKGYVSEEKKEKIEKVIKELKYEPNQVARGLAKKTSKTLALIVTDIANPFFPELAKGAEKIAYLNGYSLLLGNTKGMDHQDDDYVKLLMNKYIDGVIIASHDIDTKILKEQENTPMVVLEMDNDIENACTIKVDNYYGAMVATRHLLTAGCRKIAHIYGPQYDSTAKERLEGYKAVISGTLGATAILTAGDFTINGGAEAAQNLLNKYPDIDGIFAGNDLMAIGVLKKLNQLKVKVPEDIAVCGFDGIFLTQVTNPELTTIEQPIYKMGELAAEKLIFRINHPSYKKETIELKTKLNIRESTLIIRSGNKRKHFVDK, translated from the coding sequence TTGTCCACTATAAGAGATGTTGCGAGATTGGCAGGCGTGTCGGCCGCAACTGTATCCCGTGTCTTGAATGATAAGGGCTATGTCAGTGAAGAAAAAAAAGAAAAAATCGAAAAAGTAATAAAGGAGTTGAAATACGAACCAAATCAAGTTGCTAGAGGCTTGGCAAAAAAAACGTCAAAAACCCTTGCATTAATCGTCACAGACATTGCCAATCCATTTTTTCCAGAACTTGCGAAAGGAGCTGAAAAGATCGCCTATCTAAATGGCTATTCATTATTATTGGGAAACACAAAAGGTATGGATCATCAGGATGATGATTACGTCAAGTTACTGATGAATAAATACATAGATGGCGTAATCATAGCTTCGCATGATATTGATACAAAAATATTAAAAGAGCAGGAAAACACACCAATGGTTGTGCTTGAAATGGATAATGATATCGAAAATGCCTGCACGATTAAAGTGGACAACTATTATGGAGCAATGGTAGCAACCCGTCACTTATTAACTGCCGGCTGTCGAAAGATAGCTCATATTTATGGACCTCAGTACGATTCTACTGCTAAAGAAAGATTGGAAGGTTATAAGGCAGTGATCAGTGGCACTTTGGGGGCAACAGCCATACTAACAGCTGGTGACTTTACAATAAATGGAGGAGCGGAAGCGGCTCAAAATCTTTTAAATAAATACCCTGATATAGATGGAATATTTGCAGGCAACGATTTGATGGCTATAGGTGTATTAAAAAAATTAAACCAGCTTAAGGTTAAGGTCCCCGAAGATATTGCGGTTTGTGGATTCGACGGTATCTTTCTTACACAGGTTACCAATCCGGAATTGACAACTATTGAACAGCCTATTTATAAAATGGGAGAATTGGCAGCTGAAAAGTTAATTTTTAGGATTAATCATCCTTCATATAAAAAAGAAACTATTGAGCTCAAGACAAAGTTAAATATTCGGGAATCAACATTAATCATAAGAAGTGGCAATAAGAGAAAACACTTTGTGGACAAGTAA
- a CDS encoding glutamine amidotransferase, giving the protein MRLLFVGESWVIHMIHTKGYDSFTSTKYEEGATYLIQCLRDSGIEVDYMPSHEVQVRFPKSEQEIEKYDAIVLSDIGSNTFLLRNETFYEMKIVPNALELIKKFVKDGGGFLMIGGYLSFTGVEGKANYKNTVLADVLPVELLSTDDRIEMPQGVHPVTVKEENITRGLTEWPPFLGYNRFIAKTDSDVLATIQNDPFIVTGHYGKGKTACFASDCAPHWGSKEFVDWEQYKSLWIRILQFISRKS; this is encoded by the coding sequence ATGAGGTTATTGTTCGTTGGCGAGTCTTGGGTCATACATATGATTCATACAAAGGGGTATGACAGTTTTACTTCAACAAAATATGAAGAGGGGGCGACCTATTTAATTCAGTGCTTAAGAGATTCAGGTATTGAAGTTGATTACATGCCTTCTCATGAAGTGCAAGTCAGATTTCCAAAATCAGAACAGGAAATAGAAAAATATGATGCCATTGTGTTGAGCGATATTGGCAGCAATACTTTCTTACTAAGGAATGAGACATTTTATGAGATGAAAATAGTGCCCAATGCTTTGGAACTGATCAAAAAGTTCGTAAAAGATGGCGGCGGTTTTTTGATGATCGGTGGATATCTATCTTTCACTGGTGTCGAAGGAAAAGCAAATTACAAAAATACCGTGCTTGCTGACGTTCTCCCGGTAGAATTGTTGAGCACGGATGATCGGATTGAAATGCCGCAGGGAGTCCATCCTGTTACGGTTAAAGAGGAAAATATAACGAGGGGACTGACTGAATGGCCCCCCTTTCTAGGATATAACAGATTTATTGCTAAAACAGACTCGGATGTTTTAGCGACAATCCAAAACGATCCGTTTATTGTTACCGGTCATTATGGTAAAGGAAAAACAGCATGTTTTGCAAGTGACTGCGCACCTCATTGGGGATCAAAGGAATTTGTTGATTGGGAACAATACAAAAGTTTGTGGATTCGCATTTTACAATTTATTTCAAGAAAGAGCTGA